In Papaver somniferum cultivar HN1 chromosome 9, ASM357369v1, whole genome shotgun sequence, the genomic stretch atagtggtaaaggttgtcgttcactcgaactttgttggattgattttaagttttaataaacgaaaataaggaaaatatatatacaaatatggtgacaagatgaagaggcactgagacgcaggatttcactacttttcatattcttgtggttcaatcattaactctagacaatgtagctcaaacaaaagaagttgtgactctaattctttgccaaaaatagatttcataaaatattatttgtaagtcgtaagcatgatgcatcaaaagtaatttaagccaagcatgcgacatcagacaaaataacaagtaattaatagaaatcataaagcaattaaatctatgcaaaaagtcaataaaagaattaattcatttaccacaatcatgaaaagttgcttcctcctttgtcccagtgatgggttctatctccgcatgatgaaaacacgctcaaaggaatttttcattgctcaaaaaggtgttcacaataatgaaaataagagaaaattaataaaaaccgggtttgtaacaattatatttgttacaaaccaaactgttacagaaaacgataACTATGAAGTGTCGCTGGTACTGTTGAAATAAGACTGTCTTctgtggtcttatgttcttcgtgttcttcttcaccagcagaactggttcgtctctgcaacttgatttttctccatCCTCAACTCTCTGTTCGCGCCCCTATCACTCCATCCCCCTTCCATGTAATCCCAGCAGCCTATATATACCCCACAGAGACAAGAatattcgctcattactccggaaaatctttccatagctcgacagtaaataaaaataatctcggacaattttctttcctttatccCCTCTTTATGCGTCTGCAACTGTATGATTCGTGTAAAAATACTCCAAATACATCCAGTCATCATCCAGAACTGTCAAACACGCATCAGTCACACGAAAATCACTTGATCACACACTCAGAACTCGGAATGGACTAACCAAACCCGAGATCCCCTGATTTCTTAAACGCGGGAATCTAGCCAATTCTATCCGACAAAATAAGCCATACCAGGCCTGTTAGGACCAGCCACATTATCCAAACAATttccagccattgagtctcatgaaatcacgtcaaattcttgattctaaactctGCCAGTTCACTGCTCCATTATCCCGCGAAAAACTCGAATTTGAAATGTacaagatggtgtccccctaaccagctgtggggtgcgaataaccaagaaggtgccccttattaattgaggtgccccttatccaaactgagagtctgaataacaaaaATCCTCCGGGGTTCCAAAGagaactttttgagcaactttttccacacaagtgtatttctccaaaaacagctatacaaacataaaaacaccataataagtacaaaatcaagcactaacaatagagacactgaggacaattcagacacaaaaatgtgtctatcaaatacccccaaacttattatttgctattcctcgagcaaatctaatgactacacttagcacgtgcagcaagccgttaaatcgctaggtggccctagtggcggagtgtcgtctccggagggtttaccagaggtgtacccacaaaacctttactctagacCCTATATATCTGTACTGTGCTAGTACGATTTGTAATTAAGAGAACCGGAATTTGATCGGAAACAAGTAACTCTGCTATAGCAGCCTCTAATTACTTCATTAAAATCATCTCACCTCTCAAATGGGTGTTCATTACAGCTTTAAAGCAAAACAGAGAGAGAAGGGAATCCTAAGCTAGAAACGAATGAAGACTCAACACCTGTCCCACTCACAACTGACGCCAACAGTTAGCAATGGCCAATCAGGGCTTAGGATAAAGGCAGACAAGGAATTATTGGGGCACCCCACAGTACAAGGCACCCAACAGTACAAGGCACATGACAAACACTCCCCCATAAGAAAAACCTTGTCCTCAAGGTTTGAACTTTGGAAAATGATGAGATATGTGCTTGGAGTCTTCCCAAGTAGCATCTGCCTCAGTAGCATTTGTCCATTTGATGAGCAGTTGTGGAACAGAAACACCCCCTCTGATGATAGCTTGTGTCTAAAACAGCTGCAGGTATGACCAGAATTTGGCCATCTGTGTCAAGAGTAGGCAGTGTAGGAAGAGGAGTTGTTGAGTTACCTAGTTGCTTCTTAAGTTGTGAAACATGAAAGACAAGATGGATTCTTGCTTCAGGTGGAAGAGCTAGCTTGTATGCAACAGTGCCAATTCTCTGTAGGATGGTGAAGGGACCATAAAACCTAGCTGCTAGCTTCAAGTTCCTTCTGAGGGCTACAGAATCTTGCCTATATGGTTGCATCTTGAGGTAAACCTTGTCTCCTACCTCAAACACTCTTCCAGTCCTCTTCAAGTCAGCAAAGAATTTCATTCTTTCTTGAGCATGATGGAGGTTGTCCTTGAGAAGAGAAAGAATAACAGCTCTTTGTTTCATGTAATATGCTACATCAGTGATTGTAGAAGTGGCAGAAGAAGGAAAAGACAAGTGTGGAGGTACATACCCATAAAGAGCCTGGAAGGGACTCATTTTCAAGCTTGTGTGGAATGTGGATTTGTATCACCATTCTGCCAAGGGAAGCCAGCTGTGCCATTTTTTGGGTTGGTGACTGCACATGCACCTTAAGTATGTTTCTAGACAAGAGTTGACCCTCTCAGTCTTCCCATCAGTTTGGGGGTGATAAGCAGTACTCAAATTCAGCTGAGTCCCTAGAGCTTTGAAGAGGTCCTGCAAAAATTGACTTGTGAAGATCTTGTCTGTCAGATGTAATGGAGGCTGGTAAGCCGTGGAGATTGAACACAGTGGAGATGAACTCTCTAGCTACAGAAGAATCTGTGTAGGGGTGATGCAGACCAGTGAAATTGTTGTACTTGGTCAATCTGTCAACAACCACCAATATGACATACTTCCTTTCACTCATTGGCAGACCCTCAATGAAATCCATTGACATATTCTTCCAAGCATGATCTGGAATTGGTAAGGGTTGGATTAGTCCAGCATTGAAATTGTGATCCACCTTGTGTCTTTGACATATATCACAGGAGGAGACAAAGGACAAAATCTCTTTCTTCATAGCAGGCCAGAAGAAATGAGCCTTAGCTCTATTGTAATTGGCTTGCATACCTGAATGACCTCCCACAGCTGAGGCATGCAGAGACTCCAAAATGTGAGACCTTGTGTTTGCTGAGCTACCAACATATAATCTTGCTTTTTATCTCAAGATGCCATCCTTGTAAGAGTAGTTACTATGTGCCTCAGGGGTGAGAAGGAGCTGAGCTATAATGTTTTGTACCTTGTTGTCAGATACATAGCTGGCAAGAATATCCTGAGTCCATGTTGGAGTGGATGATGTAAGTGTTTGGCATTGTAAAGTGTCATGTTGTCTCCTTGAAAGGGCATCTGCCACCCAGTTTTCAGAACCCTTTTTATAGTGGATCACATAATCAAATCCTAGTAACTTAATGAGCCATTTTTGTTGTAGCATGGTGGAAATTTTCTGCTCCAAAAGATATTGTATACTCTGATGATCTGTTTTGATGATAAATTGGGAGCCTTGAAGATATTGTTTCCATCTTGTAACAGCCTGCACAATTGCCAAGAGCTCTTTTTCATAAGTAGATAAAGTTGCAGCTCTTGGGCCAAGGGGTTTGCTATAAAAGGCAATGGATCTCTGATCTTGCATTAGTACAACTCCAATCCATGAGTCACAAGCATCAGTTTCCAAGGTAAACTGTTTGTTGAAATCAGGTAATGCAAGTACAGGTGTAGTGGTCATTGCCAATTTGAGAGCATTAAAAGCAGTGGTGGCAGCAGGAGACCAATGAAAAGAGTTCTTCCTCAATAAATCAGTTAAGGGTCTGCTGATGATACCATAATTCTTCACAAACTTCCTATAGTATCCAGTAAGACCTAAAAACCCTCTCAGCCCTGTAATATTGGTGGGAGTAGGCCAGTCCACCATGACTGAGATTTTGGCTGGGTCAGCCATAACTCCATTGCATGTAATGGTGTGGCCTAAGTATTCAATCTCAGGCTGCCCAAAGGATCATTTAGAAATGTTGGCAGTTAACTGGTTGGCCCTGAGAATGTCCAATGTGGTTTGGAGGTGAATTAAGTGGGATTCCATGGTTGGACTGTAaaccaaaatatcatcaaaaaacacAAGTATAAATGATCTGAGGTGATCTTGAAAAATGTGATTCATGAGAGCTTGAAATGTAGCAGGAGAATTAGTGAGGCCAAATGGCATAACCTTGAATTCAAAATGCCATGGTGAGTCCTGAAGGCAACCTTGATATCCTGACTTAAGATCAATCTTGGTAAAAAAATTTGGATCCATGCAGTTCATCTAGGAGCTCATCAATGACAGGAATGGGAAATTTATCCTTGATGGTGAGACTGTTGAGTTTTCTGTAGTCTACACAGAACCTCCAAGAGTTGTCTTTCTTCTTGACAAAGAGAATAGGAGAGGCAAAAGGGTTGTTACTTAGCTGAATTATACCAGTCTGCAACATTTCCTTAACTAAGCTTTCTACCACTGCCTTCTGCAAATAGGGGGACCTGTAAGGCCTGAGGTTAACTGGTTCAGAGTTTGGTTTCAATGGTATTTTATGGTTTAGGTCCCTTGTAGGAGGGAGTTTTGTTGGCTCATCAAAGACATCCTTGTATTgagttaacaaggaagaaatttggGGTGGTGGTGAGGGAGGAGGTTGAGAAGAGATTGAAAATAATTGGCCTACCAACCCATGTGAGTGTTTTTGAAGGAATTTCTTCACTGCCAAACCACTCATCATGCTAAGTGAAGTTTTTTGTGGAGATCCAGTAAGAGTGATATTCTTACCCATGTATTTGAATGTAATGCAAAGCTTGGAAAGATTGAATAATACATCACCCAAATTTCTGAGCCAGTCAGCCCCCAAAACAATGTCACAACCTCCCAATGGAATTAATCTTAAGTCCCCACAGAATTTATGTCCttgcattgaccaattaagttgaGAACAGATACTTGAGCTGATTGTTTTCTCCCCATTGGCCACAGTCACTAGTAAGCTAGCAGTATGAGTAACTGGACATTGGAGTTCCTTTGCCAGAGCACTGTCAATGAAACTGTTAGTGCTACCTGTATCAATGAGGATAAAGATGGGATTCTTGTGCAGTGTACCAGGATTTCTAATGGTATCAGCAGATACAATCCCTGTCAAGGCATGCAAAGAAATCTCCATATCACTTTCTACAACAGGTGCTTCCTCTGTGTCCATAATTAACTCATCCTCCTGCTCTGAACTGCCTGAAGGTTCTTCACCAATCAAAACACAAAGATATTGCTTCTTGCAAATGTGAGCTCTTCTATAATAATCATCACAATTGAAACATAGGCCTTGGGCCTTCCTGGCTTGCACTTGTTCAGGTGTAAGTTTTTTAAGTGGAATGGTAGTATTAGACTTTGGAACTGGTGGAGTAGGAGCTGGTTAAGGAGGGGGTTTTGAGGTGAAGGAGGTTGAATTGAAGGGCCTGCTAGAGGTAGAGGGTGTGAATTTGTCTTTGTGGGTACTTTGTCACCCTATGCTGTAAGCTCAGTGTTTGTTCTTGCATTCTAGCAAGGGAAAAAAAATTTAACAATGTCTGTGGGTTAAACATTAGTACTGAACTCCTGAGTTCTTCCTTTAGACCACCAATGAAACTAGCTATAAAGTAAGTTTCGGGGAATTGTGGGTGAACACTCAATAACAATGCCTTTAAAtattcaaattcttcaaaataagCCTCAATTGTAGTTAACTGAACCAACTTATTGAATAAACCCACGATATTATCATGAGCTGGGTTCTCAAAACGAGCACAAAGGTTTTCACAAAAGCATTGACAAGAAATATGAGGTTGAGTAATACAGAGATTGTCATACCACTTAGTTGCTTTGCCATCCAGATGAATAGCAGCCATTCTTGTCCTATTGATGTCTGGAACGCCTTGCATCTGAAAGCAATACTCACATTTCTGTATCCAACTTTTTGGGTTCTCGCCGTCGAATCTAGGGAAATCGAGTTTAGGAATACGATGAAAGGAATGAGGGTCACGATTGTTGATGTGAGCAAACAAATTGTTACCTCCAGTATGAGCAAAACCACCTGTAGATCCTTCTGCTTCCTCTGAATCTCGATTGTTAGAAAAAAATTTTGCTAGCTGAGATTTCAAAGTCTTCTCGAATTCAGATCGAAGAGACTGCATACTCTTTTTAATCTCTATCTTCACTGTTTGTACATCCTCCTTAGTTGATGTTGTAGTGATATGTAAGGCTAGCTGATTAACCTTTAGATGTAAGGAATCGATTTCTCCCTGCTGTCTATTGTTAGTATCCTGTAAATCTTTGCACGTCGGAGCGACCATTGTAATTGATAGGATAgaacggctctgataccaattgtactgTGCTAGTACGATTTGTAATTAAGAGAACCGGAATTTGATCGGAAAAAAGTAACTCTGCCGTAGCAGCCTCTAATTACTTCATTAAAATCATCTCACCTCTCAAATGGGTGTTCATTACAGCTTTAAAGCAAAACAGAGAGAGAAGGGAATCCTAAGCTAGAATGAAGACTCAACACCTGTCCCACTCACAACTGACGCCAACAGTTAGCAACGGCCAATCAGGGCTTAGGATAAAGGCAGACAAGGAATTATTAGGGCACCCCACAGTACAAGGCACCCAACAGTACAAGGCACATGacactatctacgcagaaccttggaagacactaaagaatctccttggttggcatacttattgactacaggaggaagtaccctgatgcgaaattccaattgatgtacacgagtttgcactcaagcatactaaaattcatataaagtgacatagctctactcagatagtttctggacatcataaaccggagtcaaccaatcacatggatagattaagaagatggatgtagagaaaaacgtagatgatgttgactaaggtgaacctatcctaatggactgagatacttgtctggactaatatcaacacactggcatatacaaggggaccggtggtcgataatcctaactctaggtcaactcagctggcatatacaagggtaccagtggtcgactttattatatttattccggttggtctggtggtctgatctcaattttttttttttttttaatctcagtcactctatttcaccctagcaatggtaaaaagaaaaaaaatagaagcgatcaggattctttcgatgtttcaatcacgaggatatggcgaaactaccatgttttcttttttctctaacacctgagctctgtgcttttatgaataaactctttagatgtttccatctaatcagattggttcctcaactcctataaccaagatgcttccatccacttagattggttagtgtcatccttaataagcataaatttctaggctctgtagtttatttaatgcaactaaaaagtttctcccatacccccaaacttaaatctaacattctcctcaatgttctaaagataaaattaaaagcatgaacaaggagaaactgttaccacttgaagcaaaatatataaggaaagatattaccgtgtcgcatgaatattgggttacctcccaagaagtgctaagtttaaagtcttcagccagactaagaaaggattaatcaccacgaagaatcatatagcagtagccggaataattgcgagtcatctgaatcaaaaagtgttacccaaaagaagagaaaatcgtaacaaaccatgaagataccgaacatgcccttatttaactttaagacaacaatatctagttgtggttcaggttcaggctctataaaagggtctagataaaaggttttcattgGCTAGACTTCCTCAAAGGAaggatcctgaaggtcaggttgtagagtctggaaatactcaactaagaatttagaagcacataaaagtaacctgaataactggggatcctctaagtcaatcaaatttgaattacacagctgaccataatgaacgtggtggttttccttaaacaaatgtgtcgaccttaATCTCTttaagtaattaggtttagtctcaaaactcaataaccgacacatctgaaattcaaacgttcccacaattggaataaaagtttttggtgggaaaacaaaataaatctgggtatcatagcctgggtaaaccacatcaaccagaggatgggtttctaacaactgaacttcttcctggacattattaggttcaggagagctagtatgaaggtaatctggcacaaagtttgaggcacatatatcaagtcccaagtgagggatctctgtaagagctaaaggtaaggcacaaggagaatgataaccacccccaaacttagagttttgggtgtctctagatagactagctaaaatttccctaatttctagataatcggaatcctgaaaatggtcaattgcttcgtgtagattatactcaagtgatgcatcctcactcatatttaaaagctctacgagttcatcttcttcgtctaagactaatgtttctaaatcgctagactctaaaacaatattctcaaaataaactcgttcctctaaactattgttggcttcgtaatcataaggaaatactacatcgtctaaaacgggagtatctctactcaaatcctcgtccttttgaataggtgaataattattaaaattatttggatttgaacaagaaacattatcattattaaattcaattggagtaacaaattcctgatcactatgcctacttatttcaaattcttcatcaagactatcctcatcataatcatcattataataacatgaaaatggttggacctcatctaaacaagtagtgttaccaattttatcctcgtcatcttgattatgtgaataactatcttcattctcaaaggtattattggatacactatattggaaattcaagttatttcgagcaatactttcgttcgtctctaactcaagtctacgtgtcgactcagctatcctctcaagggtctcctccaaagaaagttcccttagtgttggatctaagttttgagttaatctattgaggatatcttctaaagattcagtcgttgttgcagtcctttcgtccataactacgttattcacctcagctaacttacatgtcgattcagctaactttcgtgtcgactcagctaaacccctgagggactcttctagagaaggaataggaacagaaggatcataaaaaggactacttttcaatagtttggttGTATcatctagagacgaagaactagtactataatcttcttgctcgtaagaatgatgcacgtgtggatagtaattgggctcaccagggtatgacccatatccttcgaaaggttggcgttcccaaccactattcgcactatggtcataaaaagagtgatGTCTATATTGTTCAAttggatattcatattcattatgatggctattataatacaagtttgacatcctaactgcaagggaattctacacaagcacaaacaaggttgactcgaccacaacaatcctattttatctagcaaaaaaaagcatgatggctcccttagattgtttctagaccagcttttaatccttcgaaagggaattcgttacaatttgagcaaacccctctggaatcaatccgagttaaagtaagttgaatagaggcgagggaagctcagtggagctttgatacccaaggcctcaccggaattacaaggcggcgcagtcacgcattcaactcacataaaccatcatgaacttcgaagtatgcttaaaagagtaaccaatatttttcgaatgactttcctattcagctcgttaccctatcggtctcgttctagtcagtatttaaaggcttaggttcgcgtaggttacgtgttcctaaggcgggcaagaagaaaacggtgatgaaatccgagaccttatcttgatttggccagaccttgccctttactagaaaattaaatccgatttcaggtcctcaacatatatgcatacaaaatcatccagtaaacccgttgataggggattcacgggtgtttagaattcttacctcccgttccagacgggggatgaaccgttgaggtcgactcgggccaccgactccgatgtcagtgtacgaacccgaggggccgagacagcatcgtaactgtcgtccttccctgtgcagtttatatttaaaccaacccttccttagggttttaaaaataaagtccaatgttcaatgtccgaaaaaaaatgtccaaaaataaaaaccttaattacaatttttaaaaaaataaaaataaaaaaatatacaaaatcttcttcttcactccttttggatttctcttttctttcctttttgggcttttcttttcagcactttttctttttctttagcttagctccaaatctgaaagcaaaaaaaaaataccaaaacgcgtaaaaaagaacaaataaaataaaacctaaaaacaaatttataaacaaatccgcgtcggcggcgccaaaaattgattgaattttagatagtggtaaaggttgtcgttcactcagactttgttggattgattttatgttttaataaacgaaaataaggaaaatatatacaaatatggtgacaagatgaagaggcactgagacgcaggatttcactatttttcatatttttgtggttcaatcattaactctagacaatgtagctcaaacaaaagaagttgtgactctaattctttgccaaaaatagatttcataaaacattatttgtaagtcgtaagcatgacgcatcaaaagtaatttaaaccaagcatgcgacatcatacaaaatgacaagtaattaatagaaatcataaagcaatttaatctatgcaaaaagtcaataaaagaattaattcatttaccacaatcatgaaaagttgtttccttcgttgtcccagtgatgggttctatctccgcatgatgaaaacacgctcaaaggaatttttcattgctcaaaaaggtgtttacaataatgaaaataggagaaaattaataaaaaccgggtttgtaacaaatatatttgttacaaaccaaactgttacagagaacgataactaTGAAGTGTCGCTGGTACTGTTGAAACAAGACTGTCTTctgtggtcttatgttcttcgtgttcttcttcaccagcagaactggttcgtctctgcaacttgatttttctccatCCTCAACTCTCTGTTCGCGCCCCTATCACTCCATCCCCCTTCCATGTAATCCCAGCAGCCTATATATACCCCACAGAGACAAGAatattcgctcattactccggaaa encodes the following:
- the LOC113312389 gene encoding uncharacterized protein LOC113312389, which translates into the protein MVAPTCKDLQDTNNRQQGEIDSLHLKVNQLALHITTTSTKEDVQTVKIEIKKSMQSLRSEFEKTLKSQLAKFFSNNRDSEEAEGSTGGFAHTGGNNLFAHINNRDPHSFHRIPKLDFPRFDGENPKSWIQKCEYCFQMQGVPDINRTRMAAIHLDGKATKWYDNLCITQPHISCQCFCENLCARFENPAHDNIVGLFNKLVQLTTIEAYFEEFEYLKALLLSVHPQFPETYFIASFIGGLKEELRSSVLMFNPQTLLNFFSLARMQEQTLSLQHRVTKRAHICKKQYLCVLIGEEPSGSSEQEDELIMDTEEAPVVESDMEISLHALTGIVSADTIRNPGTLHKNPIFILIDTGSTNSFIDSALAKELQCPVTHTASLLVTVANGEKTISSSICSQLNWSMQGHKFCGDLRLIPLGGCDIVLGADWLRNLGDVLFNLSKLCITFKYMGKNITLTGSPQKTSLSMMSGLAVKKFLQKHSHGLVGQLFSISSQPPPSPPPQISSLLTQYKDVFDEPTKLPPTRDLNHKIPLKPNSEPVNLRPYRSPYLQKAVVESLVKEMLQTGIIQLSNNPFASPILFVKKKDNSWRFCVDYRKLNSLTIKDKFPIPVIDELLDELHGSKFFYQD